A single region of the Cryptococcus decagattii chromosome 4, complete sequence genome encodes:
- a CDS encoding glucose-6-phosphate dehydrogenase: MLAPSNKSGSIPSMEASGEALTDETVVIVLGASGDLAKKKTFPALYALFAQGFLPKDVHIVGYARTKMDKDEFHKRQVQYIKGDQEKIKQFQELSSYVSGLYDQDDGYQELLKHVEELEGDRETRNRIFYMALPPSVFTTVARGLKKNCYSTRGTNRIIIEKPFGKDLESCRQMMSELKSEWAENETYRIDHYLGKEMVKNLLVLRFGNVFLDASFNKNYISNVQITFKEPFGTEGRGGYFDEFGIIHLMQALSILAMERPVSFSAEDIRDEKVLRCIPAIDRKDVLFGQYVGAGDKPGYLEDDTVPKDSKCPTFAAMTLWINNPRWEGVPFIMKAGKVEIRVQYKDATQGIFTDIPRDELVMRIQPDEAVYLKMNNKLPGFHTRAVPVELDLTYKKRFTDVNIPQAYEALILDALKGDHSNFVRDDELDVAWKIFTPILHWIDSNDAPKPEPYPYGSRGPKEIDEFTAKYGFKRSPQTYSWPKTSANL, translated from the exons ATGTTGGCGCCTTCTAACAAATCTGgctccattccttccatGGAGGCATCGGGTGAAGCTCTCACAGACGAGACTGTCGTTATCGTGCTGGGGGCTAGTGGTGACCTTGCCAAAAAGAAGACCTTCCCTGCCCTTTATGCCCTTTTTGCTCAGGGCTTTTTGCCTAAGGATGTTCACATTGTTGGATATGCGAGAACCA AGATGGATAAGGATGAATTCCACAAGCGCCAAGTCCAATACATTAAGGGCGACCAGGAAAAGATCAAGCAATTCCAAGAACTATCGTCCTACGTGTCTGGCCTTTACGACCAGGATGATGGTTATCAAGAGCTTCTCAAGCATGTAGAGGAGCTTGAAGGCGACAGGGAAACCCGTAACCGCATTTTCTACATGGCTCTTCCCCCTTCAGTTTTCACTACCGTTGCCAGGGGTCTCAAGAAGAATTGCTACTCTACTCGAGGTACCAACCGTATCATCATTGAAAAGCCTTTCGGCAAGGATCTCGAGTCATGCCGCCAAATGATGAGCGAGCTTAAGTCCGAGTGGGCGGAAAACGAAACCTATCGTATCGATCACTACCTCGGCAAAGAGATGGTCAAGAACCTACTTGTTCTCCGCTTTGGTAATGTCTTCCTCGACGCCTCTTTCAACAAAAATTATATCAGCAACGTCCAGATCACCTTCAAAGAGCCTTTCGGCACCGAAGGCCGTGGGGGATACTTTGACGAATTTGGAATTATTC ATCTCATGCAGGCTTTGTCGATACTCGCTATGGAACGACCCGTTTCTTTTTCTGCCGAGGATATCCGGGATGAGAAG GTTCTCCGTTGCATCCCTGCTATCGACCGCAAGGACGTTCTTTTCGGCCAATACGTCGGTGCTGGGGACAAGCCAGGCTatcttgaagatgatacCGTACCCAAAGACTCTAAATGTCCCACATTTGCTGCGATGACCTTGTGGATTAATAACCCGCGATGGGAAGGCGTTCCCTTCATCATGAAAGCAGGAAAAG TCGAGATTCGTGTGCAGTACAAAGATGCCACTCAGGGTATTTTCACGGATATTCCTCGGGACGAGCTTGTCATGCGCATTCAACCTGATGAAGCTGTATACCTCAAAATGAACAACAAGCTTCCTGGATTCCACACGCGTGCTGTACCCGTCGAACTTGACCTCACCTACAAGAAGCGATTCACGGACGTCAACATCCCTCAAGCCTACGAAGCTCTCATTCTCGATGCACTGAAGGGTGATCACTCGAACTTTGTTCGTGATGACGAGCTGGACGTTGCCTGGAAGATCTTTACCCCCATTCTCCATTGGATTGACAGTAACG ATGCGCCTAAGCCAGAGCCGTACCCCTATGGTTCTCGAGGCCCCAAGGAAATCGACGAATTCACGGCTAAATATGGATTCAAGCGTAGCCCCCAGACCTA TTCATGGCCCAAGACGTCCGCAAATCTTTGA